In Lentilitoribacter sp. Alg239-R112, the following proteins share a genomic window:
- a CDS encoding DMT family transporter produces MTRRNANLLLLLAGAVWGMGFIAQSTAMDDIGPYTFVGARFVIASIVLLPLAIYESKRATRKLPVIAYLQFIIIGAVLFAAMALQQVGLLTTTVTNSGVLTGLYVVIVPILALLIFREIPHYIIWPSVVLTFSGIFLLSGGHLSALTKGDILTIMCAVGNALQVILITRYVIKYARPLTFSFMQFATIAILGSISGLGFETTEMTSLLPALPEILYAGIFSSALAFTIQAVAQRYTTAPQTAIFMSSEVLFAALFGAILLGERIPAIGYLGGLLIFTAMILTETIPHIKRKVLTS; encoded by the coding sequence ATGACACGTCGTAATGCAAACCTTCTTCTCTTGCTTGCAGGTGCCGTATGGGGCATGGGCTTTATTGCGCAATCCACCGCAATGGATGATATCGGACCATACACATTCGTTGGTGCGCGATTTGTAATTGCAAGTATCGTATTACTTCCGCTCGCAATTTATGAAAGTAAACGCGCGACACGAAAACTTCCTGTAATAGCCTACCTGCAATTCATTATAATCGGTGCAGTGCTTTTTGCAGCTATGGCATTGCAACAGGTTGGACTTTTAACCACCACTGTTACCAATTCAGGGGTTCTGACCGGTCTTTATGTAGTTATTGTTCCAATTCTAGCATTACTCATCTTTAGAGAGATTCCCCACTATATTATATGGCCCAGTGTTGTTTTAACATTCTCCGGTATTTTCCTGCTCTCCGGAGGGCATTTATCCGCACTCACAAAAGGAGATATACTCACAATCATGTGCGCTGTTGGAAATGCATTGCAGGTAATATTGATTACAAGATACGTAATCAAATATGCCCGTCCACTGACCTTCAGCTTTATGCAATTTGCAACAATTGCCATACTGGGAAGCATCTCTGGGCTTGGGTTTGAAACCACCGAAATGACATCCCTGCTCCCAGCTTTGCCCGAAATTCTCTATGCAGGGATTTTTTCAAGTGCCCTGGCATTTACAATTCAGGCAGTTGCGCAGAGATATACAACCGCCCCTCAAACAGCCATATTCATGTCATCAGAGGTCTTGTTTGCAGCATTATTTGGCGCGATACTTCTTGGTGAACGCATTCCGGCAATCGGATATTTAGGTGGGCTGTTGATTTTCACAGCCATGATATTAACGGAAACTATTCCACACATAAAACGCAAAGTATTGACCAGCTAA
- the trxB gene encoding thioredoxin-disulfide reductase, which translates to MSDRHVPVLIIGSGPAGYTAAIYAARAMLKPVMITGLEQGGQLMITSEVENYPGYADAVQGPWMMDQMLQQAKNVGSEIIIDTVTDVDVSERPFKVSTDSGNSFTADALIIATGAQAKWLGLPSEQTFMGGGVSACATCDGFFYRNKHVAVVGGGNTAVEEALYLSNLANKVTVIHRRDEFRAEKILQERLFAKDNVEIIWDTEVSEITGDTSKAPLPPSVTGVNLHNRKTNEDSSIEIDGIFIAIGHAPAVSLFEGKLKQKPNKYLWTAPDSTATDVEGVFAAGDVTDDIYRQAVTAAGMGCMAALEAERFLG; encoded by the coding sequence ATGTCTGACCGTCACGTCCCTGTGTTAATTATTGGATCAGGCCCTGCAGGCTACACAGCTGCAATTTACGCAGCGCGCGCCATGTTAAAGCCTGTCATGATCACAGGCCTTGAACAAGGTGGTCAATTGATGATTACCTCCGAGGTCGAGAACTATCCCGGCTATGCAGATGCCGTACAAGGCCCTTGGATGATGGACCAGATGTTGCAACAAGCCAAAAATGTTGGCTCAGAGATCATAATTGACACAGTTACAGACGTAGACGTCAGTGAAAGACCTTTCAAAGTTTCAACAGACTCGGGCAATAGTTTCACCGCAGATGCCCTTATCATTGCGACAGGTGCGCAAGCTAAATGGCTGGGGCTTCCATCTGAGCAAACCTTTATGGGTGGCGGTGTATCTGCTTGCGCGACCTGTGATGGCTTTTTCTATCGCAATAAACATGTCGCCGTTGTTGGCGGGGGAAATACGGCTGTTGAAGAAGCGCTTTACCTCTCCAACCTTGCCAATAAAGTTACAGTTATTCACCGCAGAGATGAGTTTCGCGCCGAAAAGATATTGCAAGAACGTCTATTTGCAAAAGACAATGTTGAAATCATTTGGGATACTGAAGTTTCTGAAATCACAGGCGATACATCCAAAGCACCTTTGCCTCCATCAGTAACTGGTGTGAATTTGCACAACCGAAAAACAAATGAAGATAGCTCTATAGAAATAGATGGAATTTTCATTGCCATTGGGCATGCCCCTGCGGTTTCTCTATTTGAAGGCAAGTTAAAGCAAAAGCCAAACAAATATCTCTGGACTGCACCAGATTCAACCGCAACGGATGTCGAAGGTGTATTTGCTGCCGGCGATGTGACGGACGATATCTATCGACAAGCAGTTACAGCTGCTGGCATGGGATGTATGGCAGCATTAGAAGCAGAACGTTTCTTGGGTTAA
- the carB gene encoding carbamoyl-phosphate synthase large subunit codes for MGKRTDIKSILIIGAGPIIIGQACEFDYSGTQACKALKEEGYRVILVNSNPATIMTDPELADATYIEPITPEVVAKIIAKERPDALLPTMGGQTALNTALSLRRMGVLDRYNVEMIGAQPDAIDKAEDRSLFREAMTEIGLDTPTSMLANATDIKNADRETHEAARDELRKKFQGEALDKELDALENTWNLGETDRKQRYISHAMGLAAQALDLVGLPAIIRPSFTMGGTGGGIAYNQSEYMEIVRSGLDASPTTEVLIEESILGWKEYEMEVVRDKADNCIIICSIENFDPMGVHTGDSITVAPALTLTDKEYQIMRNASIKVLREIGVETGGSNVQFAVNPANGRLIVIEMNPRVSRSSALASKATGFPIAKVAAKLAVGYTLDELENDITGGATPASFEPSIDYVVTKIPRFAFEKFPGSEPTLTTAMKSVGEVMAIGRTFNESLQKALRGLETGLTGLDEIDIPGLGEDDDQNAIKAAISTPTPDRLRMVAQAMRLGMSNKEIHDTCWIDPWFLEQLRAIIDMEARVRAHGLPEDQDNFRTLKSMGFSDARLASLIMKDEADVSKMRRELDVIPVYKRIDTCAAEFASPTAYMYSTYETPFAGELRSEADISDKKKVVILGGGPNRIGQGIEFDYCCCHACYALNDAGYESIMINCNPETVSTDYDTSDRLYFEPLTEEDVMEILLAEQTNGSLEGVIVQFGGQTPLKLANALEKAGIPILGTAPDAIDLAEDRDRFQKLLIKLDLTQPKNGIAYSVEQSRLIAAEIGFPLVVRPSYVLGGRAMEIIRDEATLSRYLLDTVPELVPEDIKAKYPNDKTGQINTLLGTNPLLFDSYLTNAIEVDVDCLCDGDSVYVSGIMEHIEEAGIHSGDSACSLPAHSLSDEILDELEKQTEALARALNVGGLMNVQYAIKDDTIYVIEVNPRASRTVPFVAKTVGAPIAKIAARIMAGEKLDNSFSAYGDKPNPRKLNHIAVKEAVFPFARFPGVDTLLGPEMRSTGEVMGLDTDYALSFAKSQLGAGVELPRSGCVFISVKDEDKPRVLGAAKKLSGLGFKIMATTGTANYFEENDLDIVRVNKVSEGRPDIQDSIRNRQVQMVINTTSGAKAISHSKSLRLATLTNKIPYFTTMAGAASAADAIEALNAGNLEVRPLQDYFS; via the coding sequence ATGGGTAAAAGAACAGATATTAAATCAATTCTCATTATTGGCGCTGGGCCGATTATTATCGGGCAAGCCTGCGAATTTGACTATTCCGGCACGCAAGCATGTAAAGCACTTAAAGAAGAAGGTTACCGGGTCATTCTGGTCAACTCAAACCCCGCCACGATCATGACGGATCCAGAGCTGGCCGACGCAACTTACATTGAGCCGATCACGCCGGAAGTTGTCGCAAAAATTATTGCAAAAGAGCGTCCAGATGCTCTGCTGCCCACTATGGGAGGTCAAACAGCACTGAACACCGCTCTTTCATTAAGGCGCATGGGTGTTTTGGATCGCTATAATGTGGAGATGATTGGCGCTCAACCAGATGCAATCGACAAAGCCGAAGATCGCTCGCTGTTCCGCGAAGCTATGACCGAAATTGGATTAGACACGCCAACGTCCATGCTTGCAAATGCAACTGACATCAAGAACGCAGATCGCGAAACACACGAAGCTGCACGAGATGAACTGCGCAAAAAATTTCAAGGTGAAGCACTCGACAAGGAGTTAGACGCGCTTGAAAACACCTGGAACCTTGGCGAAACTGACCGTAAACAACGCTACATATCGCACGCAATGGGATTGGCAGCCCAAGCGCTTGATCTTGTCGGTTTACCAGCAATTATCCGCCCTTCGTTCACAATGGGTGGAACAGGCGGCGGGATTGCCTATAACCAATCCGAATATATGGAAATTGTAAGAAGCGGCCTGGATGCTTCTCCGACAACGGAAGTCCTTATTGAGGAATCCATACTTGGTTGGAAAGAATATGAAATGGAAGTTGTCCGCGATAAAGCGGATAATTGCATCATTATCTGCTCCATTGAAAATTTTGATCCTATGGGTGTTCACACTGGCGATTCCATCACTGTGGCACCGGCCCTTACTTTAACGGATAAAGAATACCAAATCATGCGTAATGCATCGATTAAAGTATTGCGCGAAATAGGTGTAGAAACAGGTGGTTCTAACGTTCAATTTGCGGTTAATCCTGCAAATGGACGCTTAATCGTTATTGAAATGAACCCACGCGTGTCGCGTTCATCTGCCCTTGCATCCAAAGCAACTGGGTTTCCAATCGCCAAAGTTGCGGCTAAACTTGCCGTCGGTTATACGCTTGATGAACTGGAAAACGACATTACGGGCGGCGCAACGCCTGCATCATTTGAGCCATCAATTGATTATGTTGTTACAAAGATTCCACGCTTTGCATTTGAAAAATTCCCAGGTTCAGAGCCAACATTGACTACCGCAATGAAATCCGTTGGTGAAGTTATGGCCATTGGCCGGACATTCAACGAATCCTTGCAAAAAGCACTTCGCGGTCTTGAAACTGGCCTAACTGGTCTTGATGAGATTGATATACCTGGACTTGGTGAAGATGATGATCAAAACGCCATCAAAGCTGCAATCAGCACACCAACACCAGATCGACTTCGCATGGTCGCACAAGCCATGCGTCTTGGTATGTCAAATAAAGAAATCCACGATACATGCTGGATTGACCCCTGGTTCCTTGAACAGCTCCGCGCTATTATCGATATGGAAGCTCGAGTGAGAGCCCACGGCCTGCCTGAAGATCAGGATAACTTTCGCACGCTCAAATCAATGGGCTTTTCAGACGCGCGTCTTGCGTCACTAATCATGAAAGACGAAGCCGACGTTTCAAAAATGCGTCGTGAGCTTGATGTCATACCAGTCTATAAGCGCATTGACACGTGCGCTGCAGAATTTGCATCCCCTACGGCTTATATGTACTCGACTTATGAGACACCATTTGCAGGAGAACTTCGTTCGGAAGCCGATATATCGGATAAGAAAAAAGTCGTCATCCTTGGCGGCGGACCAAACCGTATTGGCCAAGGTATCGAATTTGATTATTGCTGCTGCCATGCGTGTTATGCACTCAATGACGCCGGTTACGAATCCATCATGATTAACTGTAACCCTGAAACGGTTTCAACAGATTATGATACCTCGGATCGCCTGTATTTTGAGCCGCTGACAGAAGAAGATGTCATGGAAATTCTACTCGCTGAGCAGACAAATGGTTCTCTTGAGGGTGTTATTGTACAATTTGGTGGTCAAACTCCGCTTAAACTTGCAAATGCGCTCGAAAAAGCAGGTATTCCAATTCTTGGCACGGCCCCTGATGCAATTGATCTTGCAGAAGATCGTGACCGCTTCCAAAAGTTACTGATTAAACTTGATTTAACACAACCGAAAAATGGCATCGCCTATTCTGTCGAGCAATCACGTTTGATCGCCGCTGAAATAGGGTTCCCACTCGTCGTTCGACCATCTTATGTTCTTGGCGGACGCGCGATGGAAATTATTCGTGATGAAGCAACCCTGTCACGCTACCTTCTGGACACTGTTCCCGAACTTGTTCCTGAAGATATCAAAGCTAAATATCCAAATGACAAAACGGGGCAAATCAATACTCTTCTTGGCACAAATCCGCTATTGTTCGACAGCTATCTAACAAATGCAATTGAGGTCGATGTTGACTGTCTATGTGATGGCGATAGTGTTTATGTTTCGGGCATTATGGAACATATCGAAGAAGCGGGCATTCACTCAGGTGACAGCGCATGCTCTCTTCCTGCGCACTCCCTAAGCGATGAGATTCTGGATGAACTGGAAAAACAAACAGAAGCACTTGCAAGAGCGCTCAATGTTGGCGGATTGATGAATGTTCAATATGCAATAAAAGACGACACGATTTACGTGATTGAAGTGAACCCGCGCGCATCGCGGACTGTACCCTTCGTTGCAAAAACAGTTGGTGCACCAATTGCAAAAATTGCTGCCCGAATTATGGCTGGTGAAAAGCTGGACAATTCATTCTCTGCTTATGGTGACAAACCAAACCCAAGAAAACTCAACCATATTGCAGTTAAAGAGGCTGTATTCCCATTTGCACGCTTCCCCGGTGTCGATACTCTGCTTGGTCCTGAAATGCGATCAACTGGTGAAGTTATGGGGCTTGATACCGATTACGCACTATCCTTCGCGAAATCCCAACTTGGCGCTGGCGTCGAACTTCCGCGCAGCGGTTGTGTCTTCATCTCAGTAAAAGATGAAGATAAACCACGGGTACTAGGCGCTGCAAAAAAACTATCCGGCCTTGGCTTTAAAATAATGGCAACAACAGGCACGGCAAATTATTTTGAAGAAAATGATTTAGACATTGTTCGTGTCAATAAAGTGAGTGAAGGCCGTCCTGACATTCAGGATTCCATCCGAAATAGACAGGTACAAATGGTAATCAACACGACATCTGGTGCCAAAGCGATTTCACACTCAAAATCTTTGAGACTTGCAACTCTGACTAATAAAATTCCTTATTTTACGACAATGGCAGGCGCAGCTTCTGCTGCTGATGCGATCGAAGCTTTAAATGCAGGAAACCTTGAAGTCAGACCTCTTCAAGACTATTTCAGTTAG
- a CDS encoding pyridoxal phosphate-dependent aminotransferase: MAFLADALSRVKPSATIAVAQKARELKAAGRDVIGLGAGEPDFDTPENIKNAAKDAIDRGETKYTPVSGIPELRKAISEKFKRENGLNYEPNQVIVGTGGKQILFNAFMATLNEGDEVVIPAPYWVSYPEMVAICGGTPVPIETKIENQFKLTADALEAAITPKTKWLIFNSPSNPSGGAYSHDELKALTDVLVRHPQVWILTDDMYEHLVYDDFEFVTPAQVEPSLYERTLTMNGVSKAYAMTGWRIGYAGGPLELVKAMDMIQGQQTSGACSIAQWAAVEALNGPQDFIEKNKAIFKGRRDLVVSMLNQANGINCPSPEGAFYVYPSCAELIGKKTPSGKIIETDEDFVTELLEAEGVAVVHGSAFGLGPNFRISYATSDELLEEACKRIQRFCGSLT, from the coding sequence ATGGCCTTTCTTGCTGATGCCCTCTCTAGAGTAAAACCTTCTGCGACCATAGCTGTGGCGCAAAAAGCACGCGAACTAAAAGCTGCTGGACGCGATGTTATCGGTCTTGGCGCTGGTGAACCTGATTTCGATACGCCTGAAAATATTAAGAATGCGGCTAAAGATGCAATCGACCGAGGCGAGACGAAATATACGCCAGTCTCCGGTATACCTGAACTTCGCAAGGCGATTTCCGAGAAATTCAAGCGAGAAAATGGTCTCAACTATGAGCCTAATCAAGTTATCGTTGGCACGGGCGGTAAGCAGATATTGTTTAACGCATTTATGGCGACTTTAAATGAGGGCGATGAGGTTGTTATTCCAGCACCCTATTGGGTTAGCTATCCTGAAATGGTGGCGATTTGTGGTGGTACACCTGTTCCCATTGAAACAAAAATAGAAAATCAATTTAAGTTAACAGCTGATGCGCTGGAAGCGGCGATAACACCTAAAACTAAGTGGCTGATTTTTAACTCGCCAAGTAACCCATCAGGTGGTGCTTATTCACATGATGAGTTGAAGGCGTTGACGGATGTTCTTGTTCGTCATCCGCAGGTCTGGATCCTGACGGATGATATGTATGAACATCTTGTTTATGATGATTTCGAATTTGTAACGCCTGCGCAAGTTGAGCCTTCGCTATATGAACGAACATTGACCATGAACGGTGTATCAAAAGCCTATGCTATGACGGGCTGGCGCATCGGTTATGCAGGTGGTCCGCTTGAGTTGGTGAAAGCGATGGATATGATCCAGGGTCAACAGACATCAGGTGCGTGTTCTATCGCGCAATGGGCTGCTGTTGAAGCATTAAATGGCCCTCAGGATTTCATTGAGAAGAATAAAGCTATCTTCAAAGGTCGCCGAGATCTTGTTGTATCGATGCTTAATCAAGCAAATGGAATTAATTGTCCGAGCCCTGAGGGTGCATTTTATGTTTATCCTTCATGCGCGGAATTGATTGGCAAGAAAACACCAAGTGGAAAGATTATTGAAACTGACGAAGATTTTGTGACTGAATTGTTGGAAGCTGAAGGTGTAGCCGTTGTTCATGGTTCTGCATTCGGCCTTGGTCCAAACTTTAGAATTTCATATGCAACATCAGATGAACTATTGGAAGAAGCCTGTAAACGTATTCAACGTTTTTGCGGTTCTTTGACTTAG
- a CDS encoding glycosyltransferase family 4 protein, whose amino-acid sequence MTNYINLDDVEVIAPNFKKRLSGVTSTIIQLVPRQRKLGLNIAVCGAGLPAELPHVRIRDFWKLWFTTKSGDHRIWHARRNIEMLPAIIMRDLLRMKLKIVFTSASQRQHKKYTKWLISKMDSVIATSHKTAKYLEVPNTVIMHGIDLERFSPAKNKQDTKRQLGLDPTKKIAGCFGRIRKQKGTDIFVDTMIEILPQHENWIAIIAGRTTAEHIDFEKSLKSKIDNANLADRILFVGEHTNIENWYQALDLFIAPQRWEGFGLTPLEAGACGVPTIAADVGAFSEIIIENKTGAMTPINDPERMIELTKFYIEDEALLSKHGKHVRHHMETEFSLQKEATAINNTYQETSDSFKG is encoded by the coding sequence ATGACCAATTACATTAATTTAGACGATGTTGAGGTCATTGCACCCAATTTCAAAAAACGCTTGTCTGGTGTTACGTCTACAATTATTCAACTGGTACCACGTCAGCGAAAACTTGGCCTAAATATTGCTGTCTGCGGCGCTGGTTTGCCTGCTGAACTACCTCATGTCAGAATACGAGACTTTTGGAAATTGTGGTTCACGACAAAAAGCGGTGACCATCGTATCTGGCATGCACGTCGTAATATCGAGATGCTGCCAGCGATCATCATGCGCGATTTACTACGAATGAAGTTGAAAATCGTATTCACTTCGGCATCACAGCGCCAACATAAAAAATATACAAAATGGCTCATTTCAAAAATGGATTCGGTCATCGCAACCAGTCATAAAACGGCAAAATATCTTGAAGTACCCAACACCGTGATTATGCATGGAATTGATTTAGAGAGGTTTAGCCCGGCCAAAAACAAGCAAGATACCAAGCGACAACTTGGGCTGGATCCTACAAAAAAAATTGCCGGTTGCTTTGGCAGAATTCGCAAACAAAAAGGCACCGATATTTTCGTAGATACAATGATTGAGATTTTACCCCAACACGAAAATTGGATTGCAATAATCGCAGGCCGCACAACAGCAGAACATATCGACTTCGAAAAGAGTCTTAAATCCAAAATCGACAATGCAAATTTGGCAGATCGCATACTATTTGTCGGTGAACATACCAATATTGAAAACTGGTATCAGGCGCTTGACCTGTTCATCGCACCGCAAAGATGGGAAGGCTTTGGCCTTACTCCCCTAGAAGCCGGCGCTTGCGGGGTTCCAACAATTGCTGCAGATGTTGGCGCCTTTTCTGAGATCATTATTGAAAACAAAACAGGTGCAATGACCCCAATCAATGATCCTGAACGCATGATCGAGCTTACTAAGTTCTACATCGAAGATGAAGCTCTTCTGAGCAAACACGGGAAACATGTCAGACATCATATGGAGACAGAATTCTCATTACAGAAAGAAGCCACGGCAATAAATAACACCTATCAAGAAACCTCGGATTCTTTCAAAGGTTAA
- a CDS encoding glycosyltransferase family 25 protein, whose amino-acid sequence MKALVINLKTAPERRKFQLYQLKELGIEFEFSDAETASKAPTLRSEEYWMTGVRPLKDTEKACLISHWNCWNKIVKANEPMLVLEDDAFLSIKTPQLLRAIKNLTGIDILNLETRHRRVLLKKSPEQLSGLYQLLLNRDGAAAYLLWPSGAQKMIEKTNRKAGIADAMLWTSFELHAYQMNPALALQSDKCENYGISNPLETRSSIATDEIHPRDKPSGRSEYFKFRFRRFLEQLHLAQPMVFNYFSSEKKYLEIVKDDFDYLAKYKG is encoded by the coding sequence ATGAAAGCGCTCGTAATAAATCTCAAAACGGCTCCAGAACGCAGAAAGTTCCAGCTATACCAACTTAAAGAGTTAGGCATTGAATTTGAGTTTTCGGATGCAGAGACAGCAAGTAAAGCACCAACACTTCGGTCCGAAGAATATTGGATGACAGGCGTTCGACCACTCAAAGATACAGAGAAAGCATGCCTTATCAGCCATTGGAACTGTTGGAATAAGATAGTAAAAGCCAATGAACCAATGTTAGTCTTGGAGGATGATGCGTTTTTATCAATCAAAACGCCTCAACTCTTACGCGCCATCAAAAACCTTACCGGAATAGATATACTTAATCTTGAAACCAGACATAGACGAGTGTTATTGAAAAAGAGCCCTGAACAATTATCGGGTTTGTACCAACTACTTTTGAATAGAGATGGTGCTGCTGCATACCTTTTGTGGCCAAGCGGGGCACAGAAAATGATAGAAAAAACGAATAGGAAGGCCGGCATCGCTGATGCGATGCTCTGGACAAGCTTTGAACTTCATGCTTACCAGATGAACCCGGCGTTAGCATTACAATCGGACAAATGTGAGAATTATGGAATTTCAAACCCATTGGAAACACGATCATCCATTGCGACCGATGAAATTCACCCGCGCGACAAGCCAAGCGGCCGCTCTGAATACTTCAAGTTCCGTTTCCGGCGTTTCCTAGAACAATTGCATTTAGCACAGCCGATGGTCTTCAACTATTTCAGCTCTGAGAAGAAATATCTTGAAATTGTCAAAGATGATTTTGACTATCTTGCAAAATATAAAGGCTAA
- a CDS encoding BA14K family protein, with amino-acid sequence MKKLINSFVIAASIAAISATSVSTAQAHDIYVQHHHHKHVQRNNNSDDAIVWGILGLAAGAIIAGSVNNQQSHRRVVTPQRHYPGANHYPQAPRHSYRQKRRYQHSRHTGGYEPWTKGWYNYCDNRYRSFNPRTGTFRGYDGRDHFCVAR; translated from the coding sequence ATGAAGAAACTTATCAATTCATTTGTTATCGCAGCCAGTATTGCAGCCATCAGCGCTACATCCGTTTCAACTGCACAAGCACACGATATATATGTGCAACATCATCATCATAAACATGTTCAAAGAAATAATAATTCTGATGATGCCATTGTTTGGGGTATTCTTGGGCTTGCTGCCGGCGCCATTATTGCAGGCTCTGTGAACAACCAGCAGTCACATCGCCGTGTAGTTACGCCTCAGCGCCATTATCCTGGTGCAAATCATTATCCTCAGGCCCCGCGCCATTCTTATAGACAAAAGCGTAGGTATCAACATAGCCGACACACAGGAGGATATGAGCCTTGGACAAAAGGATGGTACAATTATTGCGACAATAGATATCGCTCATTTAACCCACGTACAGGTACTTTCCGCGGTTACGATGGTCGAGATCACTTCTGTGTGGCAAGATAA
- the greA gene encoding transcription elongation factor GreA → MVEKVPMTQEGYTTLQEELRMRTQTERGRIIDAISEARAHGDLSENAEYHAAKEAQSHNEGRIMELEDLTSRAEVIDLSNMSGDTVKFGAVVKLVDEDTDEEKTYQIVGDQEADVKLGKISISSPIARALIGKTVGDSIEFNAPGGSRGYEILAVSWGN, encoded by the coding sequence ATGGTCGAAAAAGTACCCATGACCCAAGAAGGATATACCACTCTTCAGGAAGAGCTTCGCATGCGGACTCAAACTGAACGTGGGCGCATTATTGATGCTATTTCAGAAGCTCGTGCCCATGGTGATCTTTCCGAAAACGCCGAATATCACGCGGCAAAAGAAGCTCAAAGCCATAATGAAGGTCGCATCATGGAGCTTGAAGACTTAACCTCGCGCGCTGAAGTTATTGATCTGAGCAACATGTCTGGTGACACTGTTAAATTTGGTGCTGTTGTAAAATTGGTTGACGAAGATACTGATGAAGAAAAAACTTATCAGATTGTCGGCGATCAGGAAGCAGATGTTAAACTTGGTAAAATTTCTATTTCCTCACCAATAGCCCGTGCTTTGATTGGTAAGACTGTTGGCGATTCCATAGAGTTTAATGCGCCCGGTGGCTCTAGAGGCTATGAGATTCTTGCTGTAAGCTGGGGCAACTAG
- a CDS encoding LysR family transcriptional regulator, which yields MSLDWDKLRIFHAAAEAGSFTHAADKLHLSQSAISRQVSALEYEVGSKLFHRHARGLILTEQGELLFRTADDVLHQLETARMRLKETNDRPSGSLRVTTTVGLGQGWLTGNIHEFLSVYEDIQLQLLLDNDEINVGMRKADCAIRLRQPQESDLIQRKLFTVHFHIYASPHYLNKYGELKSLEDLDNHRIITFGEPAPHYLLEMNWLESIGRSADNPRIPQLQINSLPAVRRACMHGIGLSLLPDYMVSKSDGLVQLQINADIPSFDTYFCYAEEMKNVAKLQVFRDFLVAKARKWEF from the coding sequence ATGTCGTTAGATTGGGATAAATTGCGGATTTTTCATGCCGCAGCAGAAGCTGGTTCATTTACCCATGCCGCAGATAAACTTCATTTATCTCAATCCGCAATTAGTCGTCAGGTGAGCGCCCTCGAATATGAGGTAGGTTCTAAACTTTTTCATAGGCATGCCCGTGGATTGATTCTGACCGAACAAGGCGAGTTATTATTTCGAACCGCCGATGATGTGCTGCATCAACTTGAAACAGCACGTATGCGCCTTAAAGAAACCAACGACAGACCAAGCGGCAGTCTGCGTGTCACAACAACAGTGGGTTTGGGGCAAGGCTGGCTAACAGGGAACATTCATGAATTCCTATCTGTTTATGAAGATATCCAACTGCAATTATTGCTCGATAATGATGAGATAAATGTAGGCATGCGCAAGGCTGACTGCGCCATTAGACTTCGCCAGCCTCAAGAATCCGACCTTATCCAGCGCAAACTCTTTACCGTGCATTTTCACATCTACGCCTCTCCTCATTACCTCAATAAATATGGCGAGTTAAAATCACTGGAAGATTTAGACAACCATAGAATTATTACGTTTGGTGAACCCGCACCACATTACTTGCTTGAAATGAATTGGCTGGAATCAATTGGGCGCAGCGCTGATAATCCGAGAATTCCCCAACTTCAAATCAATAGCCTGCCAGCTGTCCGCAGAGCCTGCATGCATGGGATAGGATTATCTCTTTTACCCGACTATATGGTTAGCAAATCAGATGGTTTGGTACAGCTTCAAATCAATGCCGATATTCCATCCTTTGATACCTATTTTTGCTATGCAGAAGAGATGAAAAATGTAGCAAAACTCCAAGTCTTCCGTGATTTTCTGGTTGCCAAGGCAAGAAAATGGGAATTCTAA